Proteins encoded in a region of the Nitrospira sp. genome:
- a CDS encoding ABC transporter permease, whose amino-acid sequence MEQQEPTIGGVSPSLISDARGAVAVRVPSVRIRPSRGLFHLDLHAVWQYRELLVFLIWRDAKVRYKQAMIGAGWAVFQPLLSMLLFTVIFSSLAKLPSDGIPYPLFAYAGLLPWNFIAQATSRSGTSLVGESHLISKVYFPRLIIPLAAASAPAMDLLCGLVMIIPLMLWFGITPGWQWVFFPFFAFIALLAALAVSLWFSALHVKFRDVGHVIPFFVQIWMFASPVVYPVSLIPERWRALYSLNPVVGVVEGFRWSLLGQHPPSFETIVPSVCIVLILFVSGLVYFKRMERTFADVI is encoded by the coding sequence ATGGAACAACAAGAACCAACAATTGGCGGTGTGTCTCCGTCTCTGATATCCGATGCGAGGGGGGCAGTGGCGGTTCGCGTGCCGAGCGTCAGGATTCGTCCGAGCCGAGGCCTATTCCATCTCGATTTGCATGCCGTGTGGCAGTACCGCGAACTGTTGGTGTTTCTGATCTGGCGAGACGCCAAAGTACGCTATAAGCAGGCCATGATCGGGGCGGGGTGGGCCGTATTCCAGCCACTTCTGTCGATGCTTCTGTTTACGGTGATTTTCAGTTCCTTGGCAAAATTGCCGTCGGACGGGATTCCCTATCCCTTATTTGCCTACGCCGGTCTGTTGCCATGGAATTTTATTGCCCAGGCGACGAGCCGGAGTGGCACGAGCTTGGTCGGTGAATCCCATCTCATCAGCAAGGTCTACTTTCCGCGCCTGATCATTCCCCTTGCGGCGGCATCTGCTCCGGCCATGGATTTGTTGTGTGGGCTGGTCATGATCATCCCTCTCATGCTGTGGTTCGGTATCACGCCTGGATGGCAATGGGTGTTTTTCCCTTTCTTTGCCTTCATTGCCTTACTGGCTGCCCTTGCGGTGAGTCTTTGGTTTTCTGCATTGCACGTAAAGTTTCGCGATGTCGGGCATGTGATTCCGTTTTTCGTGCAGATCTGGATGTTTGCCTCTCCGGTTGTCTATCCGGTGAGCCTCATTCCTGAACGGTGGCGTGCGCTGTATAGCCTTAATCCCGTGGTGGGAGTGGTAGAAGGGTTTCGATGGAGTCTACTAGGACAGCACCCACCGTCGTTTGAAACGATTGTGCCCAGCGTGTGCATCGTCTTGATCCTATTTGTCAGCGGCCTCGTCTACTTCAAACGCATGGAACGCACTTTTGCGGATGTGATCTGA
- a CDS encoding ABC transporter ATP-binding protein, with amino-acid sequence MAALAISARHVSKEYLLAAVNHDTMRDRIAHSFRTILRRHPTAETAPRAFRALEDVSFDVNEGEVLGIIGHNGAGKSTLLKILSRITEPSAGEVDLYGRVTSLLEVGTGFHAELTGRENVYLNAAMLGMRKVETDRKFDAIVEFSGTHQFIDTPVKRYSSGMYVRLAFSVAAHLDPEILIVDEVLSVGDGAFQKKCLGKMDEVRRDGRTVILVSHDLPAVASLCQRAILLRQGRVVGDGQPQQMIEQYMSEAFAGSGTSLADRTDRYTKGELMVQAISFLDEKLQPVQPAVSGQHLIVRVQYQCHVHKAFKGMRVLVVFNREERTSCILSTDIASKTPLDLEGSGYVDFHMPRLPLCGGRYFLHVAIEDDNVAQDWVQYAAELQVLDGDYFGTGKMYPHEGWRGKGMFVDHSWTFERLS; translated from the coding sequence ATGGCAGCCCTCGCAATTTCCGCACGACATGTGAGCAAAGAATACCTCCTCGCTGCAGTCAACCACGATACGATGCGCGATCGGATCGCACACTCCTTTCGCACCATCCTGCGACGGCACCCTACGGCCGAAACCGCCCCGCGCGCCTTTCGTGCCTTGGAGGATGTGTCATTTGACGTGAATGAAGGCGAGGTGCTCGGCATCATTGGTCATAACGGTGCCGGCAAGAGCACGTTGCTGAAGATCTTGTCTCGCATTACGGAACCCAGCGCGGGAGAAGTGGATTTGTATGGACGGGTCACCTCGCTGTTGGAGGTGGGGACTGGATTTCACGCCGAACTGACCGGTCGGGAGAATGTGTATCTCAACGCCGCGATGTTAGGCATGCGCAAGGTTGAAACCGACAGGAAATTCGATGCGATCGTAGAATTTTCTGGCACGCATCAATTTATCGATACTCCCGTCAAACGATATTCCAGCGGCATGTATGTGCGATTGGCTTTTTCCGTCGCGGCGCACCTGGATCCGGAAATCCTGATCGTGGATGAGGTGTTGTCGGTCGGTGACGGCGCCTTCCAAAAGAAGTGTCTGGGGAAAATGGATGAGGTGCGTCGGGACGGGCGTACGGTTATTCTCGTCAGCCATGACTTGCCGGCGGTCGCCAGCTTGTGTCAGCGCGCGATTCTCCTGCGTCAAGGACGTGTTGTGGGAGATGGTCAGCCGCAGCAAATGATTGAACAGTATATGAGTGAGGCGTTCGCGGGCAGCGGAACGTCGCTGGCCGATCGCACCGATCGCTATACGAAGGGCGAGCTCATGGTCCAGGCGATCAGTTTTCTCGATGAAAAGTTGCAGCCTGTCCAGCCGGCGGTCTCGGGGCAGCATCTGATCGTGCGAGTGCAGTACCAGTGTCATGTCCATAAGGCGTTCAAGGGGATGCGTGTGCTGGTTGTGTTCAATAGAGAGGAGCGCACCTCCTGCATCCTCTCCACAGACATCGCGAGTAAGACGCCTCTCGACCTTGAGGGAAGCGGTTATGTGGATTTTCATATGCCGCGTCTGCCACTCTGCGGCGGGCGATATTTTCTTCACGTGGCCATCGAAGACGACAATGTCGCGCAGGATTGGGTGCAGTATGCGGCAGAATTGCAGGTGTTAGACGGAGACTATTTCGGCACTGGAAAAATGTACCCGCATGAAGGTTGGCGGGGAAAAGGCATGTTCGTCGACCACAGCTGGACGTTTGAACGGCTTTCGTGA
- a CDS encoding PAS domain S-box protein, with translation MLVVIGLMTAAVCALDAMISLGHIGWLLYLFPLWLSSRRLSPTSPLKYAAICTPLLGVGFALAPPGVELRTALFNRVLGVGLIWGGAFLLSQRREAEAALCTANSSLESRVAEQTARVMIANNRLTQQLAEQQQVETALRESRQRFELAAEGADVGVWEWELDSKTAYYSPRWKGQLGCKESDIEPTIAAWEQRLHPDDRARALAAVTQFGKGDAGQFRLEHRLRHQDGSYRWISSLGAGVRDDRGRMVRMMGIHLDITARTQAEAAHRATEERYRELVEQAGDIIYRTNAAGLFTYCNPTSLRILGYRPEELSGRHYLEIVQPQCRPQAERFYGRQFVRKVPRTVYEVPVVTKDGREVWLGQHAQLLLEGETVTGFQVVARDITERKRVEQALRESEERFSKAFQSSPAGMAISRLEDGRVLDVNDAFLRVSGFNREELIGMSSLDIGIWVNPEDRRQLADTLRSEGFLRHLEKEFRTKSGEVRHGLFNVEPVCIGKERCLLTLVLDITRRTEAEAALRQSQSVLQAHQHAVMRLTKSQHIGSGNWQPALEELMRTSAQALAVDRASVWLLDRSGTMLECAELYERSAARHSQGQRLDVAQCPRYFAELLREQVVDAHDVERDPRTSALLQSYLQPLGIVSLLDVPIFFGGRLAGVVCHERTGMPRVWTSEETQFVTSIGNLVTLAYEAKQRQEAEKALLMAKEAAEFANRAKSDFLATMSHEIRTPMNAIVGMADLLSETSLSEDQREYVQIFRDAGSNLLSLINDVLDLSKIEAGHLDLDIVDFDLNDLVQRAAELVAVRAAEKNLELAYQIQPDVPTSLVGDPNRLRQVLLNLLGNAIKFTDQGEVVLRVERDPETEGPGTILFTVRDTGIGIPTDKLAVIFERFTQVDSSMTRPYSGTGLGLTISRRLVERMGGKLWVKSEVGNGSTFSFTAKFAVHLQPASAIAQAQWEQLAGLRTLVVDDNATNRLIVRETLIGWGIPAAEASGGEEALEELRRAAKVGAPYRLAILDVRMPALSGWEVANTIAHAPGLAGLSLIMLTSERRAGDQARARECGVVRYLTKPFRRSDLFNGLMAVIGKTALPEDHRDVPAPPPHTHQSMDGSAGLSILLAEDFVDNRRMMEFYFKTTPHRVETAANGQVAVEMFMHGSYDLVLMDIQMPIMDGYAATKAIRAWERAQGRAPVPILALTANALQGEVQRSLEAGCTAHLTKPIRKARLMEAIQVYDQTAAVAIPTAPEVSSTPVVLQISGEFEPLMPGFFEHRRQDLQQIADALTREDYASIREIGHGLKGAGGTYGLDAISAYGRVLEDAANRKDGAGVRETVEACTRYLDRLQLVYV, from the coding sequence ATGCTGGTCGTGATTGGTCTGATGACTGCCGCAGTGTGCGCGCTGGATGCGATGATTTCACTCGGTCATATCGGCTGGTTGCTGTATCTGTTTCCTCTCTGGCTCAGTTCACGCCGCCTGTCTCCCACTTCACCACTGAAATATGCCGCCATCTGCACGCCGTTACTCGGGGTTGGGTTCGCTCTGGCGCCCCCAGGGGTTGAGCTCAGGACGGCGTTGTTCAATCGGGTGTTGGGGGTGGGACTGATCTGGGGAGGGGCCTTCCTTCTTTCTCAGCGTCGTGAGGCCGAAGCCGCGCTCTGTACTGCCAATAGCAGTCTGGAATCGCGAGTTGCAGAGCAAACCGCGCGAGTGATGATCGCCAACAACAGATTGACTCAGCAGTTGGCCGAACAGCAACAGGTCGAGACGGCGTTGCGGGAGAGCCGTCAACGGTTTGAACTAGCCGCGGAGGGGGCGGATGTCGGGGTGTGGGAGTGGGAACTGGACAGCAAGACGGCCTATTACTCCCCGCGCTGGAAGGGACAGCTGGGTTGCAAGGAGTCGGACATCGAACCGACGATAGCGGCCTGGGAACAACGACTCCACCCGGACGATCGTGCTCGCGCTCTCGCCGCGGTCACACAGTTCGGCAAGGGGGATGCCGGCCAGTTTCGCTTGGAACATCGGCTCCGGCATCAGGATGGCTCCTATCGTTGGATTTCGTCGCTGGGGGCCGGCGTGCGCGACGACCGGGGGCGTATGGTCCGCATGATGGGGATTCATCTGGATATCACCGCGCGGACGCAGGCGGAGGCCGCGCATCGCGCGACAGAAGAGCGCTATCGCGAATTGGTCGAGCAAGCCGGCGATATCATTTATCGGACAAATGCCGCTGGCCTGTTTACGTACTGTAACCCCACCTCGCTTCGCATCCTCGGCTATCGTCCTGAGGAATTGTCGGGACGACACTACCTGGAGATTGTTCAGCCGCAATGCCGCCCGCAAGCGGAACGGTTTTATGGCCGGCAGTTTGTCCGGAAGGTCCCGCGAACCGTCTATGAAGTGCCGGTGGTCACAAAGGACGGACGGGAAGTGTGGCTGGGGCAACATGCGCAATTGTTGCTCGAAGGCGAGACGGTCACCGGCTTCCAGGTGGTGGCCCGGGACATTACCGAACGGAAACGGGTCGAGCAGGCCTTACGAGAAAGTGAAGAGCGCTTCTCCAAGGCATTTCAGAGTAGCCCGGCCGGGATGGCCATCAGTCGATTGGAAGACGGACGGGTGCTGGACGTCAATGATGCCTTCCTGCGCGTCTCGGGGTTCAATCGCGAAGAACTCATCGGCATGTCCTCGCTGGATATCGGAATCTGGGTGAATCCTGAAGATCGGCGGCAGCTGGCCGACACTCTGAGGAGTGAGGGATTTCTTCGTCACCTGGAGAAAGAGTTTCGGACAAAATCCGGAGAAGTGCGGCACGGGCTGTTTAATGTCGAACCGGTCTGTATCGGGAAGGAGCGCTGTCTGCTGACGCTCGTCTTGGACATTACCAGGCGAACGGAGGCGGAAGCGGCCTTGCGACAGAGCCAGTCCGTGCTGCAAGCCCATCAACATGCAGTGATGCGCCTGACCAAGAGCCAGCATATCGGCTCGGGCAATTGGCAGCCGGCACTTGAAGAGTTGATGCGGACTTCTGCACAGGCGCTGGCCGTGGACCGCGCCAGCGTCTGGTTGCTGGATCGAAGCGGCACCATGCTGGAATGTGCGGAGTTGTACGAACGCTCTGCCGCACGGCACTCCCAAGGGCAACGCCTGGACGTCGCGCAATGCCCCCGCTATTTTGCCGAACTGCTTCGAGAGCAAGTCGTCGATGCCCACGATGTCGAGCGGGACCCGCGCACGTCCGCATTGCTGCAGTCTTATCTCCAGCCCTTGGGTATTGTGTCCCTGTTGGATGTGCCGATTTTTTTCGGCGGTCGGCTAGCCGGCGTGGTGTGCCACGAACGGACCGGGATGCCGCGTGTCTGGACAAGCGAGGAAACACAGTTTGTCACCTCCATTGGCAATCTTGTGACATTGGCGTATGAGGCGAAACAGCGGCAGGAAGCGGAGAAAGCCCTGTTGATGGCCAAGGAGGCGGCGGAATTTGCCAACCGCGCCAAGAGCGATTTTCTTGCCACCATGAGCCATGAAATCAGAACCCCGATGAACGCCATCGTGGGCATGGCGGATCTCTTGTCGGAAACTTCTCTCAGTGAGGATCAACGCGAGTATGTGCAGATTTTTCGGGATGCCGGGAGCAACTTGCTGAGCTTGATCAATGATGTATTGGACCTCTCCAAAATTGAAGCCGGACATCTGGATTTGGACATCGTCGATTTCGATCTCAACGATCTGGTGCAGCGTGCGGCCGAGTTGGTGGCCGTCCGCGCCGCCGAAAAGAACTTAGAGTTGGCGTACCAGATTCAGCCCGACGTGCCGACATCACTGGTCGGCGACCCGAATCGATTGCGGCAGGTGCTTCTCAATCTGTTGGGCAACGCGATCAAGTTCACGGACCAGGGAGAGGTCGTGTTGCGGGTAGAACGCGATCCGGAGACAGAGGGGCCCGGCACTATTCTGTTCACCGTGCGGGATACCGGTATTGGAATCCCGACGGACAAATTGGCCGTCATTTTTGAGCGATTCACCCAGGTCGATTCGTCGATGACCCGGCCCTACAGCGGGACCGGCCTCGGGCTGACGATCTCCCGGCGCCTGGTAGAACGGATGGGCGGCAAGCTCTGGGTCAAAAGCGAAGTCGGCAACGGCAGCACCTTCAGCTTCACCGCCAAGTTTGCCGTCCATCTTCAACCAGCTTCAGCCATTGCGCAGGCCCAGTGGGAACAATTGGCTGGGTTACGCACCTTGGTGGTGGACGACAATGCCACGAATCGTTTGATCGTGCGTGAAACACTGATTGGATGGGGAATCCCTGCCGCCGAGGCGTCCGGCGGTGAAGAAGCATTGGAGGAACTGCGTCGCGCCGCGAAGGTCGGCGCGCCCTATCGTCTCGCAATTCTCGATGTTCGCATGCCGGCACTGAGCGGATGGGAGGTGGCGAATACGATCGCGCATGCGCCAGGGTTGGCGGGATTGTCCCTGATCATGCTGACCTCGGAACGGCGGGCCGGCGATCAGGCGCGCGCGCGGGAATGCGGGGTGGTGCGCTACCTCACCAAACCGTTCCGGCGATCGGACTTGTTCAACGGGCTGATGGCGGTGATCGGCAAGACGGCGTTGCCCGAGGACCATCGGGACGTGCCTGCACCGCCGCCGCATACGCACCAATCGATGGACGGCAGCGCCGGGCTGTCGATTCTGTTGGCTGAAGACTTTGTGGACAATCGCCGCATGATGGAATTTTATTTCAAGACCACGCCGCATCGAGTCGAGACCGCAGCCAACGGCCAAGTCGCGGTCGAGATGTTTATGCACGGATCGTACGATTTGGTCTTGATGGATATTCAGATGCCGATCATGGACGGATATGCGGCGACCAAGGCGATCCGGGCGTGGGAGCGGGCGCAGGGGCGCGCGCCGGTTCCCATTCTCGCCCTCACGGCCAATGCGCTGCAGGGGGAGGTGCAGCGCAGTCTCGAGGCGGGATGCACGGCGCATCTGACAAAACCGATTCGCAAGGCCCGACTTATGGAAGCGATTCAGGTGTATGACCAAACGGCGGCAGTGGCGATCCCGACCGCGCCTGAGGTGTCCTCGACTCCGGTCGTGCTGCAGATCAGCGGAGAGTTTGAACCGCTCATGCCGGGCTTTTTTGAGCATCGACGCCAGGATCTTCAGCAGATCGCAGACGCCCTGACTCGGGAAGATTATGCGTCGATCCGTGAAATTGGGCATGGGCTCAAAGGCGCCGGGGGGACCTATGGACTCGATGCCATCAGTGCCTATGGGCGGGTTTTGGAAGACGCCGCGAACCGCAAGGATGGAGCAGGAGTGCGGGAGACGGTGGAGGCCTGCACCCGCTATCTGGATCGCCTGCAACTGGTCTACGTGTAA
- a CDS encoding sigma-54-dependent Fis family transcriptional regulator, whose product MRVLLVEDHLDIRRLFEQVIGARGHDVTACEDGESAWEVCSQRAFELVLLDWELRGGGMDGLQLCRAIRSSPGGDRCVIVMITAHDSPDALRTALQGGVNDYLVKPVGVEFLKLRLTIAEQWVESVRRRFAAEDQAQALQSQLADQGKFHDLIGRSPSMVVLYEEIQKLAAVDATVLIEGETGTGKELVARAIHLASRRASQTFLAVNCAGFTDSLLGSQLFGHKKGAFTGAIDNQEGVFEAAQGGTLFLDEIGDISPAVQTSLLRVLQEREITRLGESKPRKVDVRLVVATHHNLAEDVEKGTFRRDLLYRIKVARLRLTPLRDRPTDIPLLVHAFLGQFRSVMEKSVLQISPDALQVLTAYSWPGNVRELKSAVESALIHCKGTVVQVEDLPPEIRHPEPTATYVPLQREDERTRMVGALQQAGGNRSEAARLLGMSRRTFYRRLTEYDVVASEDRPQDFRP is encoded by the coding sequence ATGCGTGTCTTGCTGGTGGAAGATCACCTCGATATTCGGCGACTATTTGAGCAGGTCATTGGCGCACGCGGGCATGACGTGACGGCTTGCGAAGATGGTGAATCGGCATGGGAGGTGTGCAGCCAACGGGCCTTCGAATTGGTGTTGCTCGATTGGGAGCTGCGCGGAGGCGGTATGGATGGGTTGCAGCTGTGCCGCGCCATTCGATCAAGTCCCGGCGGGGATCGCTGCGTGATTGTCATGATCACGGCGCATGATTCGCCCGATGCCTTGCGGACGGCCCTTCAAGGAGGCGTCAATGATTATCTCGTCAAGCCTGTCGGGGTGGAGTTTTTGAAATTGCGGCTGACGATTGCGGAACAATGGGTCGAGAGTGTCAGGCGGCGGTTTGCCGCGGAGGATCAGGCGCAGGCGCTCCAATCCCAATTGGCGGATCAGGGCAAGTTTCATGACCTGATCGGTCGAAGTCCGTCCATGGTGGTGTTGTACGAAGAGATTCAGAAGCTTGCAGCAGTGGATGCGACCGTCCTGATCGAGGGAGAAACCGGTACGGGGAAGGAACTGGTGGCCCGTGCCATTCATCTCGCCAGCCGGCGCGCCTCGCAGACGTTCTTGGCGGTCAATTGCGCGGGCTTCACCGATTCGCTTCTCGGGAGCCAGTTATTTGGTCATAAGAAGGGAGCCTTCACTGGCGCCATTGACAACCAGGAGGGAGTCTTTGAGGCGGCGCAAGGCGGAACCCTGTTCCTGGACGAGATCGGCGATATTTCCCCCGCGGTGCAAACCAGCCTGTTGCGCGTGTTGCAGGAACGGGAAATTACAAGGTTGGGCGAGTCCAAGCCGCGAAAGGTCGATGTCCGTCTGGTCGTGGCGACGCATCACAATCTGGCGGAAGATGTGGAAAAAGGAACCTTCCGGCGAGACCTGTTGTATCGCATCAAGGTCGCCCGCCTCCGTCTGACGCCTCTGCGCGACAGGCCGACCGATATTCCTCTGCTGGTCCATGCGTTTCTGGGGCAGTTTCGCTCCGTCATGGAAAAGTCGGTGCTCCAGATCAGTCCGGATGCCTTACAAGTCCTGACCGCCTATTCGTGGCCCGGCAACGTGCGGGAACTCAAGAGCGCGGTGGAATCAGCGCTCATTCATTGCAAGGGGACGGTCGTGCAAGTCGAGGATCTGCCGCCGGAAATCAGGCATCCCGAGCCGACGGCAACCTATGTGCCCCTGCAGCGTGAGGATGAGCGGACTCGCATGGTAGGCGCGCTGCAGCAGGCGGGGGGCAATCGTTCCGAGGCGGCTCGATTGCTCGGGATGAGCCGGCGCACCTTCTATCGCCGCTTGACTGAGTATGATGTGGTTGCTTCAGAAGACCGCCCTCAAGATTTTCGACCATAA
- a CDS encoding response regulator transcription factor → MMWNDNENVLQFNREGNLREIPSVSNALAGANMAAKRRPEDLTPREQEILQLVWAGLTNRTIAEQLHISIKTAEAHRANMMKKLRVSNIAQLLKTALEEGLLATHAG, encoded by the coding sequence ATGATGTGGAATGACAACGAGAATGTGTTGCAATTCAATCGCGAAGGGAATCTGCGAGAGATCCCATCCGTATCGAATGCGTTGGCGGGGGCGAATATGGCGGCCAAGCGTCGTCCGGAAGACCTGACCCCGCGGGAGCAGGAAATCCTGCAACTGGTGTGGGCGGGGTTGACGAACCGTACAATCGCCGAACAGCTGCACATCAGCATCAAAACGGCGGAGGCTCACCGCGCCAACATGATGAAAAAGCTTCGAGTCTCCAACATTGCTCAACTCCTGAAGACGGCGCTGGAAGAGGGGCTGCTCGCCACTCATGCGGGCTGA
- a CDS encoding nuclear transport factor 2 family protein: protein MVEQRIEEITRANLAFYAAFESLDMLQMDKVWAHLEYVTCIHPGWSLRSDWPAVRDSWVLIFNNTFSMKFELSDVQVQVAGDLGWVICTEHLTSRQDDQPVETRVLATNLFERIGDEWLMIHHHGSPVMG, encoded by the coding sequence GTGGTCGAACAACGCATTGAAGAAATCACCCGCGCCAATCTCGCCTTCTATGCCGCCTTTGAAAGTCTGGACATGCTCCAGATGGACAAGGTATGGGCACATCTCGAGTACGTGACCTGCATCCATCCCGGCTGGAGCCTCCGCAGCGACTGGCCGGCGGTGCGGGACTCATGGGTCCTCATCTTCAACAACACCTTTTCCATGAAGTTCGAGTTGTCCGACGTGCAAGTGCAGGTCGCCGGAGATCTCGGATGGGTCATTTGCACGGAACACCTGACCAGCCGCCAGGATGATCAGCCGGTGGAAACCCGTGTGCTGGCGACCAATCTGTTCGAGCGGATCGGCGATGAATGGCTCATGATTCATCATCACGGCAGTCCGGTCATGGGGTAG
- a CDS encoding aminomethyltransferase family protein, with product MKQSRLHDQHQQRGATFEDVTGWSVPAHYGDASAEHAAVRQGVGVSDLSHRGKMRVTGDDRIKWLQSIISNDILPLQPGQGRYSSFLTHKGKMLGYFRVYVQSDAVWIEDVGEVGDATFQALRKFLLYGTKAKMENCAESWGLLLVSGPKASETVKAAFGTDVSALPLLHTMSLTINGQQTMILRTEETGEIDLEILLPADAVVPAWEQLLAAGAPFGITPVGAQARELLRIEGGLPKAGPDLNEEIVPPEANLEGKAFSLSKGCYPGQEVVARMDTYGNVRRHLVGLLIQDQAVPEHGSKLFSGDREVGWISSAVLSPQRNAVLAFGFPLRDFSAPNTELTVEVAGTRYQATVHALPFYVRP from the coding sequence ATGAAACAATCTCGCCTCCATGATCAGCACCAGCAGCGTGGCGCCACGTTCGAAGACGTCACGGGATGGTCCGTGCCCGCCCACTATGGCGACGCCTCAGCGGAACATGCCGCCGTGCGTCAAGGGGTCGGGGTTTCCGACCTGTCCCACCGCGGGAAAATGCGGGTGACCGGCGATGACCGCATCAAGTGGCTCCAGAGCATCATCAGCAACGACATTCTCCCGCTGCAGCCTGGACAAGGCCGCTACTCCAGTTTCCTCACCCATAAGGGGAAAATGCTCGGCTATTTTCGGGTGTACGTCCAGAGCGACGCCGTGTGGATTGAAGATGTCGGTGAAGTGGGTGACGCCACCTTCCAGGCCCTCCGCAAGTTTCTCCTCTACGGCACCAAAGCCAAGATGGAGAATTGCGCAGAAAGCTGGGGTTTGCTGTTGGTAAGTGGGCCGAAAGCATCCGAGACGGTGAAGGCCGCGTTTGGCACAGATGTGAGCGCATTGCCCTTGTTGCACACGATGTCCCTCACCATCAATGGCCAGCAGACGATGATCCTGCGCACCGAAGAAACCGGCGAAATCGATTTAGAAATCCTGCTGCCCGCAGATGCGGTGGTCCCCGCCTGGGAACAACTGCTGGCCGCAGGCGCCCCCTTCGGCATCACACCGGTCGGCGCGCAAGCACGCGAACTCTTACGGATTGAAGGGGGTCTACCCAAGGCCGGACCTGATCTCAATGAAGAAATTGTCCCGCCGGAAGCAAACTTGGAAGGCAAGGCCTTCAGCCTCTCAAAGGGATGTTACCCCGGGCAGGAAGTCGTGGCGCGCATGGACACGTATGGAAATGTTCGTCGGCATCTGGTCGGCTTATTGATCCAGGATCAGGCCGTTCCGGAGCATGGATCGAAGCTGTTCAGCGGAGATCGTGAAGTGGGATGGATCAGCAGCGCCGTCTTGTCGCCGCAACGCAATGCGGTCCTGGCGTTCGGGTTTCCGCTGCGCGACTTTTCAGCGCCAAACACAGAGTTGACGGTAGAAGTGGCAGGGACGCGCTATCAGGCTACCGTCCATGCTCTTCCGTTCTACGTTCGTCCTTAG
- a CDS encoding histidine kinase, with protein MNNTILVAVTDIFFYTKVRDALRPQGYTLERIRNQDEVAGKTASAQPAALILNMNDLAVDAFKALETIQRNPALHSLPILAFANHEEVDTWRRAKELGVTKVVSRNEFSARTKDLVEELIHPQPARQS; from the coding sequence ATGAACAACACGATCTTAGTGGCCGTGACCGACATTTTCTTTTACACGAAGGTGCGAGACGCCTTGCGCCCGCAGGGGTATACCTTGGAGCGGATTCGGAATCAGGACGAGGTCGCAGGAAAAACGGCTTCGGCACAGCCCGCCGCACTCATTCTGAACATGAACGATCTGGCGGTCGATGCCTTCAAGGCGCTGGAAACCATTCAGCGCAATCCTGCCCTCCACTCACTTCCCATCCTGGCCTTCGCCAATCACGAAGAAGTCGACACCTGGCGACGCGCGAAGGAACTCGGCGTGACGAAAGTCGTGTCTCGAAACGAATTTTCGGCGCGCACCAAAGATCTCGTGGAAGAACTTATTCATCCTCAGCCCGCTAGACAGTCCTGA